A stretch of Coregonus clupeaformis isolate EN_2021a unplaced genomic scaffold, ASM2061545v1 scaf0145, whole genome shotgun sequence DNA encodes these proteins:
- the LOC121557111 gene encoding cytochrome b-c1 complex subunit 2, mitochondrial: protein MKGIRTLNHFSRRCYAARRSDALTEPLAGLKTGAPLPPQSVQVSKLPNGLVIASLENYSPVSSVGVFVKAGSRYETVENQGVSHVLRLAANLTTKGASAFRICRGVEAVGGSLSVTSSRETMVYSVECLRDHLDTVMEFLINVTTTPEFRPWEVDDLTSRVKVDRALAHQCPQIGVIEKLHEAAYKNALSNSLYCPDYMVGKVSGEQLQSFVQNNFTSARMALVGLGVNHSVLRQVGEQFLSVRSGAGVTGAKAVYRGGELRVQNGAGLVHSLIASEGGVTGSAEANAFSVLQRVLGAGPHVKRGSNITSKLSQGIAKATTQPFDATAFNSTYADSGLFGVYSIAQADSAGEVIKAAIGQVTGIAKGGVSEDDVTRAKNQLKAEYLMSMESSEVLLEEMGAQALSSGAYHSPETVTQSIDSVSHADVVNAAKKFVDGKKSMAASGHLANTPFVDEL from the exons ATGAAAGGGATCCGAACTCTAAATCATTTCTCC AGACGATGCTATGCAGCCAGGAGGAGTGATGCCCTCACTGAGCCCTTGGCTGGCCTGAAGACTGGGGCTCCCCTGCCCCCACAGAGTGTCCAG GTGTCCAAGCTGCCCAACGGTCTAGTGATTGCGTCGTTGGAGAACTACTCTCCCGTGTcaagtgtgggtgtgtttgtgaaaGCAGGCAGTCGTTATGAGACTGTGGAGAACCAGGGAGTCAGTCATGTCCTGCGGTTGGCAGCCAACCTG ACTACTAAGGGAGCGTCTGCGTTCAGGATCTGTCGTGGTGTGGAGGCAGTGGGGGGCAGTCTGAG CGTAACGTCATCGAGGGAGACCATGGTTTACTCTGTGGAGTGTTTGAGAGACCACTT AGACACAGTGATGGAGTTCCTGATCAACGTGACCACGACCCCAGAGTTCCGGCCGTGGGAGGTGGACGACCTGACCTCCAGGGTCAAGGTAGACCGGGCCTTGGCCCACCAGTGTCCACAGATAG GTGTCATTGAGAAGTTGCATGAAGCTGCTTACAAAAACGCTCTATCCAACTCCCTGTACTGTCCTGACTACATGGTTGGCAAAGTCAGTGGTGAACAG CTGCAGTCCTTTGTCCAGAACAATTTCACCAGTGCCAGAATGGCTCTAGTAGGACtag GTGTGAATCACTCTGTGCTGAGGCAGGTAGGAGAGCAGTTCCTCAGTGTCCGCAGTGGGGCTGGAGTCACTGGGGCCAAGGCTGTATACCGCGGAG GTGAGCTGCGGGTGCAGAACGGGGCTGGTCTGGTCCACTCGTTGATCGCCAGCGAGGGCGGTGTGACTGGATCAGCGGAGGCCAATGCCTTTAGTGTGCTGCAAAGGGTTCTGGGAGCCGGGCCACACGTAAAGAGGGGCTCCAACATCACCAGCAAACTGAGCCAGGGCATCGCCAAGGCAACCACACAGCCCTTCGAT GCCACAGCCTTCAATTCCACATACGCTGACTCCGGACTCTTTGGAGTCTACTCCATCGCCCAAGCCGACTCTGCAGGAGAG GTGATCAAAGCTGCCATCGGCCAGGTGACAGGGATTGCGAAGGGAGGCGTGTCCGAGGATGATGTCACCAGAGCAAA GAACCAGTTGAAAGCCGAGTACCTGATGTCCATGGAGAGTTCTGAGGTCCTGCTGGAGGAGATGGGGGCCCAGGCCCTGTCCAGCGGAGCCTACCACTCACCAGAGACCGTTACCCAGAGCATTGACTCTGTCAGCCACGCTGATGTCGTCAAT GCTGCGAAAAAGTTTGTGGACGGCAAGAAATCGATGGCAGCTAGCGGACACCTCGCCAACACACCCTTCGTGGATGAATTGTGA